In Stomoxys calcitrans chromosome 2, idStoCalc2.1, whole genome shotgun sequence, the following proteins share a genomic window:
- the LOC106081631 gene encoding glutathione S-transferase 1-like (The RefSeq protein has 2 substitutions compared to this genomic sequence), with amino-acid sequence MGKLTLHGIDASPPVRACLLTLKALNLPFDYKQVNLMQKEHLSEEYLKKNPQHTVPTLEEDGHFIWESHAIMAYLVSKYGKDDTLYPKDLLKRAVVDQRLHFETGVMFERGLRSITGPLFFRNQTEVPQQRIDVIVDIYNFLETFLMDTTYMAGNHLTIADFSIISNVASLVAFKDIDGTQFPKLTSWIKRMESIPYYQETNGNGAKQLMAMIKSKSITIVP; translated from the coding sequence ATGGGGAAATTGACGTTGTATGGCATAGATGCAAGCCCACCGGTTCGTGCCTGCTTGCTAACCTTGAAGGCATTGAATTTGCCATTTGACTACAAGCAAGTGAATTTGATGCAAAAGGAACATTTGTCAGaggaatatttgaaaaaaaatcctcaACACACTGTGCCTACCCTGGAAGAGGATGGTCATTTCATTTGGGAATCGCATGCCATTATGGCTTATTTGGTTAGTAAATATGGCAAAGATGATACGCTCTATCCCAAAGATCTATTGAAGCGTGCTGTGGTCGATCAACGTTTACATTTCGAAACTGGAGTTATGTTTGAACGTGGTCTTCGCAGCATAACGGGACCATTATTTTTTAGAAATCAAACGGAAGTTCCCCAACAAAGAATTGATGTCATTGTGGACATTTACAATTTCCTGGAAACATTTCTCATGGATACGACATACATGGCTGGAAATCACCTGACCATCGCTGATTTTAGCATTATATCAAATGTAACATCATTGGTAGCCTTTAAGGATATTGACGGCACGCAATTTCCCAAATTAACATCCTGGATAAAACGCATGGAATCGATTCCATATTATCAAGAAACCAATGGCAACGGAGCTAAGCAATTAATGGCTATGATTAAGTCGAAATCAATCACAATTGTGCCTTGA